The following coding sequences are from one Eptesicus fuscus isolate TK198812 chromosome 7, DD_ASM_mEF_20220401, whole genome shotgun sequence window:
- the BBS10 gene encoding Bardet-Biedl syndrome 10 protein, translating to MAAAGSVKAALQVAQALEAIVSGCVGPEGRQVLCTKPTGEVLLSRDGGRLLAALHLEHPLARVMVACVSSHLRKTGDGAKTFIIFLCHLLRGLQAVTDKEKDSLISKNIQTHGRHWKTCCRWKCISQALLTFQTQILDYVVDQYLSRHFLSIFSSSTKERTLCRSSFELLLEAYFCGRVGRNNHNFISQLMCDYFFKCMPCESGFEEVFELVDDCFGELNVGVTGLPVSDSRILAGLVLHRDFSVYCPADGDIRIALVTETIEPLFSTSGSEFILNSEAQFQTSQLWIMERTKAIMKSLQNQNVKLLLSSVKQPDLVIYYAELNGISVVECLSSEEISLIQRIIGLSPFVLPQASSQYEISCTALVKFCKPLILRSKRYVHLGLISTCSFTPHCIVLCGPVQGLVEQHEAAFHGAFKMLRQLFKDLDLSYMTQTSDQNYLSSPLIYKNRESNQLPDIVNGSIQRPQKNEGELAKTHTYLKVYSNSVVPSVELETCFPCSKPKVTPVDTHQTDEVRCLSANKTRIIDDHDLFIDGDPTNESTAENPRLEASYENLSITEMGGKGSMLPVRCKSLEMGTFQSYCFSSISAGCVLPVGGNFEILLHYYLLNYVKKCQQSEATMVGMIIANALLGIPKILYKSKKGNQSFPQVYVRALHALQTNQPMGSSQTGLESVSGKYQLLTSVLQCLAKILTIDLVISIKRQPQEMYDQESEEEL from the exons ATGGCTGCGGCAGGGTCTGTGAAGGCGGCGTTGCAGGTCGCGCAGGCGCTGGAAGCCATCGTGAGCGGCTGCGTGGGGCCCGAGGGCCGGCAGGTCCTGTGTACGAAGCCCACCGGCGAGGTGCTGCTCAGCCGGGACGGAGGCCGCCTTCTGGCGGCGCTTCACCTAGAGCATCCCCTAGCCAG GGTGATGGTGGCATGTGTTTCCAGTCATCTAAGAAAAACAGGAGATGGTGCTAAGacatttattatctttctttgcCATTTGCTCAGAGGACTTCAAGCAGtcacagacaaagaaaaagaTTCTTTGATTTCCAAAAATATTCAAACTCATGGAAGGCATTGGAAAACTTGTTGTCGGTGGAAATGTATTTCCCAAGCTCTTCTAACATTTCAGACACAAATATTAGACTACGTTGTGGACCAATATTTGAGTAGACACTTTTTGTCCATCTTTTCTTCATCCACTAAAGAGAGAACACTGTGTAGGAGCTCTTTCGAGTTGCTCTTAGAAGCATACTTTTGTGGGAGAGTGGGAAGAAATAATCACAACTTTATTTCACAGTTGATGTGTGACTACTTTTTCAAGTGTATGCCTTGTGAAAGTGGGTTTGAAGAAGTATTTGAGTTAGTGGATGACTGTTTTGGAGAGCTGAACGTTGGTGTCACTGGCCTTCCTGTTTCAGATTCCAGGATCCTGGCTGGGCTTGTGCTTCACAGAGACTTTTCTGTGTACTGTCCAGCAGATGGTGACATAAGAATAGCGTTAGTAACAGAAACCATTGAGCCTCTCTTTTCAACTTCTGGATCAGAGTTCATTCTAAATTCAGAGGCACAGTTTCAGACATCTCAACTTTGGATTATGGAAAGGACAAAAGCAATAATGAAAAGTTTACAGAATCAAAATGTAAAATTGCTCCTATCTAGTGTGAAACAACCAGACTTAGTTATTTATTATGCAGAGTTGAATGGCATATCAGTGGTGGAATGTTTATCATCTGAAGAAATTTCTCTTATTCAGAGGATCATTGGCCTTTCTCCCTTTGTGCTGCCACAAGCCTCTTCACAGTATGAAATCTCGTGCACTGCTTTGGTGAAATTTTGTAAGCCCCTTATCCTTAGATCCAAAAGGTACGTTCATCTTGGCTTGATTAGCACATGTTCATTTACACCACACTGCATAGTTCTTTGTGGACCTGTGCAGGGTCTTGTGGAACAACATGAGGCTGCTTTCCATGGAGCATTTAAAATGCTTCGGCAGTTATTTAAAGACCTTGATCTGAGTTACATGACACAAACCAGTGACCAAAATTATCTATCAAGTCCTCTTATTTATAAGAATAGGGAAAGTAATCAGTTACCAGATATTGTTAATGGCTCCATACAAAGGCCACAAAAGAACGAAGGTGAACTGGCAAAAACTCacacatatttaaaagtatattcaaATTCGGTAGTTCCAAGTGTAGAATTAGAAACATGTTTTCCTTGTTCAAAACCAAAAGTGACACCAGTGGATACACACCAGACAGATGAAGTGAGATGTTTATCTGCAAACAAAACCAGGATAATTGATGACCATGATTTGTTTATTGATGGTGATCCTACTAATGAGTCAACTGCAGAAAACCCTAGACTAGAAGCTTCTTATGAAAATTTATCGATCACAGAAATGGGTGGAAAGGGCAGTATGTTGCCAGTGAGATGTAAGTCATTGGAGATGGGTACCTTCCAGAGCTACTGTTTCTCATCTATATCAGCAGGTTGTGTTTTGCCAGTGGGCGGTAATTTTGAGATCTTGTTACATTACTATCTTCTCAACTATGTCAAAAAATGCCAGCAATCTGAAGCAACCATGGTTGGTATGATAATAGCTAATGCACTTTTAGGCATTCCCAAAATCCTGTATAAATCTAAGAAAGGAAATCAGAGCTTTCCACAAGTATATGTAAGAGCTCTCCACGCACTGCAAACCAACCAACCCATGGGAAGCAGTCAGACAGGTTTGGAATCGGTATCCGGTAAATACCAGTTACTAACTTCAGTTCTTCAGTGTTTGGCAAAAATTTTAACCATTGATTTGGTAATCAGTATTAAGAGACAGCCTCAGGAAATGTATGATCAAGAGTCAGAAGAAGAGCTATGA